Within Verrucomicrobiota bacterium, the genomic segment GAGGGACACTACGCCTGGGTAGAAGCCGCCAAGTTTCTCGGTTGCCATTCGATTCGGGTCAACGCGGCCTCCGATCCATCAATCAGTTCGGAAGAACAAAGGAAGCTTTGTATCGATGGTCTTGGCCGGGTTTGCACCTTTGCCCAGCCGCACGGACTCAATGTGATTGTCGAAAACCATGGTGGACTGTCTTCCAATGGAGCCTGGCTCGCTTCCGTAATCTCTGGCGTTGGCCTGGACAACTGCGGCACCTTGCCAGACTTTGGAAATTTCTATGTAGCGAGAAATCGAGGCAATTCTGAGCGATACGCTCTGGACAAAGAGCCCTACGAAAACGATTCGGTCTACCGGGAAGACGACATTGGCTTGGAGTATGACCGCTACCAGGGAGTGGCTGATCTGATGCCGTTCGCCAAAGGAGTCAGTGCCAAGTCGCATGATTTTGACGCGCAAGGGAACGAAGTAAATACGGATTACCGCCGCATATTGAAGATTGTGGCAGATTCCGGATACTCGGGATATATTGGAATCGAATACGAAGGAAGTAAAACGCCGGAAATGGAAGGAATTCGGCTCACCAAAACGCTGATTGAAAGGACCCTCGCGTCTTTGCATCAGTCGACTTAGCATTGGACGATCGAATGACATCGCCCTGGTATATCGGCGTGGACATCGGAGGCACCAAAATGGGCGTCTCGCGTTTCGACGTATGCACAGCTTCGGTCATCGAAGTCGAGCGATTCCCCACGGGAATTCAATGTGATCCAGTTGACCCGATCGATCGTGTCGTCGGGATTGCCCGCGCTTGGATCGAAAAAGCAGGAAGCCCTCCAGAAGCAGTCGGGGTTTCCGTTGGAGGAATGTATGATGTTCATTCGGGATGCATGCGGCATGCCCCGCATCTTCCCTTGTGGGATGGATTTCCGATCATTTCTTCCTTGAAGGAAGCATTCGGGGTACCGGTGTTTGGCGAAAATGACGCCAACGCGTGTGCATTGGCGGAGTGGCGTTTCGGTGCGGGTCGTGGTTGCGACGATCTCATCTTTCTGACTTTCGGAACGGGACTGGGCGCCGGTTTGATACTCGATGGAAAGCTCCATCGAGGAAAGACCGGTTTAGC encodes:
- a CDS encoding sugar phosphate isomerase/epimerase, translating into MKPRFKISLAQWSLHSALKAGELDNLDFPRIARENFGFNAIEWSSQFAFVEHPRLGDQPKDKAYLTEVKRITDDLGLTSLLIMCDHVGNLGDPDNTLRSNAVEGHYAWVEAAKFLGCHSIRVNAASDPSISSEEQRKLCIDGLGRVCTFAQPHGLNVIVENHGGLSSNGAWLASVISGVGLDNCGTLPDFGNFYVARNRGNSERYALDKEPYENDSVYREDDIGLEYDRYQGVADLMPFAKGVSAKSHDFDAQGNEVNTDYRRILKIVADSGYSGYIGIEYEGSKTPEMEGIRLTKTLIERTLASLHQST
- a CDS encoding ROK family protein, encoding MTSPWYIGVDIGGTKMGVSRFDVCTASVIEVERFPTGIQCDPVDPIDRVVGIARAWIEKAGSPPEAVGVSVGGMYDVHSGCMRHAPHLPLWDGFPIISSLKEAFGVPVFGENDANACALAEWRFGAGRGCDDLIFLTFGTGLGAGLILDGKLHRGKTGLAGEVGAIRVSETGPPVRGKPGCLEGFASGAGIAMLAKDRQRTNPSPLLPQEPSAKDIAEAARQGDPLSLSVLEECGHKLGQGLAILIDVLNPERIILGSIFARCEPLLRTSIEESILKEAMAETCKACTIVPAELGESIGDYGAATVAALGVENKLKK